The following proteins are encoded in a genomic region of Methylobacterium tardum:
- the nhaA gene encoding Na+/H+ antiporter NhaA has protein sequence MSSPSHAVPRPRRPLSALRDILVSEAGGGLVLMASAALALTVANSPLADAYFAALKTYLGPLSVLHWSNDALMAVFFLLVGLEIKREVLDGRLRTWPDRVLPGLAALGGMAAPALVYAAVNWHSPETLRGWAIPAATDIAFALGVLALLGPRVPVSLKIFLTALAIIDDLGAVLIIALFYTADLSLPMLGGAAATLAVLYGLNKAGEARLWPYLLLGVVLWVFVLASGIHATIAGVLLALTVPLRLSVGKPDDPTSPLHILEHAVHPWSAYLILPVFGFANAGVSLAGITPGMLLDPITLGVALGLFVGKQVGVFGLVLAAVKLGLAQRPAHAGWWQVYGVSLLCGVGFTMSLFIGLLAFANAPELEAETKVGVLIGSLACMATGALVLRFAPARPSQR, from the coding sequence GTGTCGTCGCCGTCTCATGCCGTTCCGCGGCCTCGCCGCCCCCTGTCGGCCTTGCGCGATATCCTCGTCAGCGAGGCCGGTGGCGGTCTCGTCCTGATGGCGAGCGCCGCGCTGGCCTTGACCGTCGCGAACTCTCCGCTCGCCGACGCCTACTTCGCCGCGCTTAAGACCTATCTCGGCCCGCTCTCGGTTCTGCACTGGAGCAACGACGCCTTGATGGCAGTGTTTTTCCTGCTCGTTGGGCTGGAGATCAAGCGCGAGGTGCTCGACGGACGCCTTCGGACATGGCCCGACCGGGTCCTGCCTGGGCTGGCTGCTCTCGGTGGCATGGCCGCGCCGGCCCTCGTCTACGCTGCCGTGAATTGGCACTCGCCCGAGACCTTGCGCGGCTGGGCCATCCCGGCCGCTACAGACATCGCCTTCGCGCTGGGCGTGCTGGCGCTGCTCGGCCCGCGCGTGCCGGTCTCCCTCAAGATCTTCCTGACGGCGCTGGCCATCATCGACGACCTCGGCGCCGTGCTGATCATCGCCCTGTTCTACACCGCCGACCTGTCGCTCCCGATGCTCGGCGGGGCCGCGGCGACGCTCGCCGTGCTCTATGGGCTCAACAAGGCCGGCGAAGCGCGCCTCTGGCCATACCTGCTGCTCGGCGTCGTCCTCTGGGTGTTCGTGCTCGCCTCGGGCATCCACGCGACCATCGCTGGCGTGCTGCTGGCGCTGACGGTCCCGCTGCGCCTCAGCGTCGGCAAGCCGGACGACCCGACCTCGCCGCTCCACATCCTGGAGCACGCGGTCCATCCCTGGTCGGCCTACCTGATCTTGCCGGTGTTCGGCTTCGCCAACGCTGGCGTGTCGCTGGCGGGGATCACGCCGGGGATGCTCCTCGACCCGATCACGCTCGGCGTGGCGCTCGGCCTGTTCGTCGGCAAGCAGGTCGGCGTGTTCGGCCTCGTCCTCGCCGCCGTGAAGCTCGGGCTTGCGCAGCGCCCGGCCCATGCCGGCTGGTGGCAGGTCTACGGCGTCTCGCTCCTGTGCGGCGTCGGCTTCACGATGAGCCTGTTCATCGGCCTGCTCGCCTTCGCGAACGCGCCCGAGCTTGAGGCCGAGACCAAGGTCGGCGTGCTGATTGGCTCGCTGGCCTGCATGGCCACTGGGGCGCTGGTGCTGCGGTTCGCCCCGGCCCGTCCGTCCCAGCGCTGA
- a CDS encoding potassium channel family protein yields MTKPAATLSELYEGDTRRAHRFRYALLVFDVATIAFVVVTSFLPLMDWIVACDLSLGLCVLLDFAARLGISRAPLREFRHLSTWTDLVAVASFLAPVLAEGVGFLRILRTLRLLRTYHLLERLRQDSGLFRRNEDAILAATNLLVFVFTMTGIVYATQHDHNPAIQTPVDALYFTVTSLTTTGYGDITLPGPTGRLLSVFVMICGVTLFFRLAQVVYRPYKVRFPCEACGLQRHEPDAVHCKACGNLLNIPDEGAE; encoded by the coding sequence ATGACGAAACCCGCCGCGACGCTGAGCGAGCTCTACGAAGGGGACACGAGGCGCGCGCACCGCTTCCGCTACGCCCTGCTCGTGTTCGACGTGGCGACCATCGCCTTCGTCGTCGTGACCTCGTTTCTGCCGCTGATGGACTGGATCGTCGCCTGCGACCTGTCGCTTGGCCTGTGCGTCCTGCTCGACTTCGCCGCGCGCCTCGGCATCAGCCGCGCGCCGCTGCGCGAGTTCCGGCATCTCAGCACCTGGACCGACCTGGTGGCGGTGGCCTCGTTCCTCGCCCCCGTGCTCGCCGAGGGCGTCGGGTTCCTGCGCATCCTGCGCACGCTGCGCCTGCTGCGGACCTACCACCTGCTGGAGCGGCTGCGACAGGACAGCGGGCTGTTCCGCCGCAACGAGGACGCGATCCTGGCCGCGACCAACCTCCTGGTGTTTGTGTTCACGATGACGGGCATCGTCTACGCGACCCAGCACGACCACAACCCAGCCATCCAGACGCCGGTCGACGCCCTGTACTTCACGGTCACGTCGCTGACCACGACCGGCTACGGAGACATTACACTGCCGGGGCCGACGGGCCGGCTGCTGTCGGTGTTCGTGATGATCTGCGGCGTGACGCTGTTCTTCCGCCTCGCGCAGGTGGTGTACCGCCCCTACAAGGTGCGCTTTCCCTGCGAAGCCTGCGGGCTGCAGCGCCACGAGCCGGACGCCGTACACTGCAAGGCCTGCGGCAACCTGCTGAACATCCCCGACGAGGGGGCCGAGTAG
- a CDS encoding DUF1254 domain-containing protein, whose protein sequence is MTLFTRRNLVTGAALAAPLIANPSLVSAQVSEALVGSASDAERIAMDAYIYGYSLITTEVTRVQMSNVPALGGLHGPMGQFINVKRYPPADYRGVSAPNADTLYSAAWLDLGAEPTVFSHPDMGDRYFLFPMYSLWMPVVECPGARTTGGRAASFLITGPGWSGQVPSGMREIKSPTRYLLILGRTYANGTDADFAAVNALQEQYKLVPLSSFGKPFTFHAPPVDPNPGFSMTDKPQSVILSMSAEDYFNRLARLMGTAAPPAPEDGPMLARMARIGIAPGQPFEAAKLDLTVREALRDLPQRALAVIGAGRSSLGNEVNGWTVTKGLGRYGINYMKRGVVAAFGWPANLEEDAVYPNTTVDSEGRVLNGANKYTLTFAAGQTPPVNGFWSITMYEVDQGWWFVPNRLNKFTVSLRDDLKRNTDGSITLHFQNDSPGPERESNWLPAPKGDFIPMLRMYWPKAGNPSLLDGSWAPPWVQRVS, encoded by the coding sequence ATGACTCTTTTTACCCGGCGCAACCTCGTTACTGGCGCTGCCCTCGCGGCGCCATTGATCGCCAACCCGTCGCTGGTGTCGGCGCAAGTCTCCGAGGCACTGGTAGGAAGCGCATCCGATGCAGAGCGGATCGCCATGGACGCCTATATCTACGGCTACTCGCTGATCACCACGGAGGTGACCCGGGTGCAGATGTCGAACGTGCCTGCGCTCGGCGGCCTGCACGGACCTATGGGGCAGTTCATCAACGTCAAACGCTATCCGCCGGCCGACTACCGCGGCGTATCGGCGCCCAATGCGGACACGCTCTATTCGGCTGCTTGGCTCGATCTCGGCGCTGAGCCGACGGTGTTCTCCCACCCTGATATGGGTGACCGCTATTTCCTGTTCCCGATGTACAGTCTTTGGATGCCGGTGGTGGAATGCCCGGGCGCGCGCACGACGGGGGGCCGGGCGGCTAGCTTTCTGATCACTGGGCCTGGTTGGTCGGGCCAGGTTCCGTCGGGCATGAGGGAAATTAAGTCACCGACGCGCTACCTGCTCATCCTCGGTCGCACCTATGCCAACGGTACCGACGCCGACTTCGCAGCGGTCAATGCCCTGCAGGAACAGTACAAACTCGTTCCGCTCTCCTCCTTCGGAAAACCCTTCACCTTCCACGCACCGCCGGTCGACCCGAACCCCGGCTTCAGCATGACCGACAAGCCGCAATCGGTGATCCTCAGCATGTCGGCTGAAGACTACTTCAACCGACTGGCGCGGCTGATGGGGACGGCGGCCCCGCCGGCGCCGGAGGATGGGCCTATGCTTGCCCGCATGGCGCGCATAGGCATCGCTCCCGGTCAGCCCTTTGAGGCCGCAAAGCTCGACCTTACCGTGCGCGAAGCCCTGCGCGACCTTCCGCAGCGGGCGCTGGCCGTGATCGGAGCGGGTCGTTCCAGCCTTGGCAACGAGGTGAATGGCTGGACCGTGACGAAGGGCCTCGGCCGCTACGGCATCAATTACATGAAGCGCGGCGTAGTCGCCGCCTTCGGCTGGCCCGCCAATCTTGAGGAGGACGCGGTCTACCCGAACACGACAGTAGACAGTGAGGGCCGCGTGCTGAACGGCGCGAACAAGTACACGCTCACTTTCGCCGCCGGGCAGACGCCCCCCGTCAACGGCTTCTGGTCCATCACCATGTACGAGGTCGACCAAGGCTGGTGGTTTGTACCCAATCGCCTCAACAAGTTCACAGTCAGCCTGCGCGATGACCTGAAGCGCAACACCGACGGCTCGATTACGCTCCATTTTCAAAATGACTCGCCCGGTCCAGAACGGGAGAGCAACTGGCTACCGGCACCGAAGGGAGATTTTATCCCCATGCTGAGGATGTACTGGCCGAAAGCCGGAAATCCTTCGCTGCTGGACGGCAGCTGGGCGCCGCCTTGGGTGCAGCGCGTCAGTTGA
- a CDS encoding DUF2254 domain-containing protein — protein sequence MSARVKAWLETLGDLFWLRPALVVLGCILLAHFGVWLEMAHVAGYDASSPDQNWGYSGGAEGARALLSAIASSNIGVAGTTFSITIAALTLASGQMGPRLLRNFIRDARNQTVLGIFLGTFAYALMVLRTVRTVEESPFVPHLAITGAIVLALVAVGTLVWFVHHIATSINIETVVDAVQRDLCEAIAIHTRDEPVAVRPPEAPAGTAVAATGGGYIQAMDTDALADWAREHRVTVTLRVRPGDYVPSGYPVAFLSAQVEGAEAAILDAVTLGRRPAAIQDPEYSVRQLVEIAVRALSPGINDPFTAGSVVDHLGDALCRIAPRHLPTGVVLREGRAVLVHPVTDYDGLCDAMFHMIRQNAAGSVHVLGRMLDVLARVAEVERLKDRTAELSRHADLVIAAARRDVADPSDLADLEDRHRRFYDAAAVGA from the coding sequence ATGAGCGCGCGCGTCAAAGCTTGGCTGGAAACCTTGGGCGACCTGTTCTGGCTTCGCCCGGCCCTCGTCGTGCTCGGCTGCATCCTGCTGGCGCACTTCGGGGTCTGGCTGGAAATGGCCCATGTCGCCGGCTACGACGCATCCTCTCCCGACCAAAACTGGGGGTACTCCGGCGGCGCCGAGGGCGCGCGGGCGCTGCTCAGCGCCATCGCATCCTCGAACATCGGGGTCGCGGGAACGACCTTCTCCATCACCATCGCAGCCCTGACGCTGGCATCGGGCCAGATGGGGCCACGCCTCCTGCGGAACTTCATCCGCGACGCCCGCAACCAGACGGTGCTTGGGATTTTCCTCGGCACCTTCGCCTACGCGCTGATGGTGCTGCGCACGGTGCGCACCGTTGAGGAGAGCCCGTTCGTCCCGCATCTCGCCATCACCGGCGCCATCGTTCTGGCTCTGGTCGCGGTCGGCACGCTCGTCTGGTTCGTTCATCACATCGCCACGAGCATCAACATCGAGACCGTGGTCGATGCCGTCCAGCGCGATCTGTGCGAGGCCATCGCCATCCATACGCGCGACGAGCCGGTGGCCGTCCGTCCCCCGGAGGCGCCAGCCGGTACGGCCGTCGCGGCGACCGGCGGCGGCTACATCCAGGCCATGGACACGGACGCGCTGGCGGATTGGGCCCGCGAGCACCGGGTCACGGTCACCCTGCGGGTCAGGCCCGGCGACTATGTTCCGAGCGGCTACCCGGTCGCATTCCTGTCCGCGCAGGTCGAGGGAGCCGAGGCCGCCATCCTCGACGCGGTGACGCTGGGGCGCCGCCCCGCCGCAATCCAGGACCCGGAATACTCGGTCCGGCAGTTGGTCGAGATCGCGGTGCGGGCGCTCTCGCCCGGCATCAACGACCCGTTCACGGCCGGCAGCGTGGTGGACCATCTCGGCGACGCCCTGTGCCGGATCGCGCCGCGGCACCTGCCCACCGGGGTTGTGCTCCGGGAGGGCCGAGCCGTGCTCGTCCACCCGGTGACGGACTATGACGGCCTGTGCGATGCCATGTTCCACATGATCCGGCAGAACGCCGCCGGATCGGTCCATGTCCTCGGCCGCATGCTCGACGTGCTCGCCCGCGTCGCCGAGGTCGAGAGGCTGAAGGATCGGACGGCCGAACTCTCGCGGCATGCGGATCTCGTCATCGCCGCCGCGCGGCGCGACGTGGCGGACCCATCGGACCTTGCCGACCTGGAAGACCGGCACCGACGGTTTTACGATGCCGCCGCAGTTGGCGCCTAG
- a CDS encoding cation:proton antiporter: MISIFDLAALLLTLSAVFGWLNRRFLRMPHSIGLLVMGLLASLALVLADVTFPGQHLYEDLIRVLDQVDFTGVVMNGMLAFLLFAGALNLDLGALRDRAFAVAILALLGTLVSTAVVGGMFWAAGQALGSPVPLAWSLVFGVLISPTDPVAVLATLKNVKVPEALEVEMQGEALFNDGIGIVLFTVLLAHAAGSGGKAMSVGKVTTLLLHEAGGGVLLGVVTGYVAYLAMKAIGDFPVEVLITLALVTGTYALAQKLGTSGPLAVVAAGLLVGERAPRYAMSDTTQKYVSALWTLVDEVLNSVLFLLIGLEVLVLRFQVSSLALAACAVPIVLVARLVAVSAPVLLFRWGGNLSLGNVPFLTWAGVRGGISVAPAR; this comes from the coding sequence TTGATCTCGATCTTCGACCTGGCGGCGCTGCTGCTCACGCTCTCGGCCGTGTTCGGATGGCTGAACCGCCGCTTCCTGCGCATGCCGCACAGCATCGGCCTGCTGGTGATGGGGCTGCTCGCCTCGCTCGCGCTGGTGCTCGCCGACGTCACCTTCCCGGGGCAGCACCTCTACGAGGATCTCATCCGCGTCCTCGATCAGGTCGACTTCACCGGCGTGGTCATGAACGGCATGCTGGCCTTCCTGCTCTTCGCCGGGGCCCTGAACCTCGACCTCGGCGCCCTGCGCGACCGCGCCTTCGCCGTGGCCATCCTGGCGCTTCTCGGGACGCTCGTGTCCACCGCCGTGGTCGGCGGGATGTTCTGGGCGGCGGGGCAGGCGCTCGGCAGTCCGGTGCCGCTGGCCTGGTCCTTGGTGTTCGGGGTCCTGATCAGCCCGACCGACCCCGTCGCCGTACTGGCCACCTTGAAGAACGTGAAGGTGCCGGAAGCCCTCGAAGTGGAGATGCAGGGCGAGGCGCTGTTCAACGACGGCATAGGCATCGTGCTGTTCACGGTATTGCTCGCCCACGCGGCTGGCTCGGGTGGCAAGGCAATGAGCGTCGGCAAGGTCACGACACTCCTCCTGCATGAAGCCGGGGGCGGCGTGCTCCTGGGCGTCGTGACCGGCTACGTCGCCTACCTGGCGATGAAGGCCATCGGCGATTTCCCCGTCGAGGTCCTGATCACGCTGGCCCTCGTCACCGGGACCTACGCGCTCGCCCAGAAGCTCGGGACGAGCGGTCCCCTGGCCGTGGTCGCGGCGGGGCTTCTCGTCGGCGAGCGGGCGCCGCGCTACGCGATGAGCGACACCACCCAGAAATACGTCTCGGCCCTGTGGACGCTCGTCGACGAGGTCCTGAACTCAGTCCTGTTCCTGCTGATCGGCTTGGAGGTTCTCGTCCTGCGCTTCCAGGTCTCTAGCTTGGCGCTGGCCGCCTGCGCCGTCCCCATCGTGCTGGTCGCGCGCCTCGTCGCGGTCTCGGCTCCGGTCCTGCTGTTCCGCTGGGGCGGCAACCTCTCGCTCGGCAACGTGCCGTTCCTGACCTGGGCGGGCGTGCGCGGCGGCATCTCGGTGGCGCCGGCACGGTGA
- a CDS encoding ATP-binding protein, with the protein MTESVTSEFPLFLSGGMRMGAMMRSHDWSGSPLGHPDTWPPCLRSTVSLMLGSRFPMFVAFGPELGLLYNDAYVEILGDKHPRSLGDRFRDVWAEIWPDISPLVDKALSGEPTWSENMPLLMNRHGRDEPTWFTFSYSPLRDEEGRIAGMFCACTETTGRIQAEAALRANEARLGFLDRLGKETAKVTDADEILATTTRMVAEHLGLSSCAYADMDPDEDGFTIRGDWAAEGSPSIVGHYSLADFGKRAVQDLGAGRPLVIHDNLAELAPEEAATFQAIGIAATICMPLVKDGRLTALMAIHDRVARAWTDYELALITEVTERSWAHIERVRAAANLEALNATLEQRVEERTSQLVEAEAALRQSQKLEAVGQLTGGVAHDFNNLLTIIRSSVDFLRRPDLAEDRRNRYLNAVSETVDRAAKLTGQLLAFARRQTLKPETLDVGARLAGVADLLDTVTGARIRVETDLPDQPCFVRVDVSQFETALVNMAVNARDAMDGEGALTLSLRCCVPLPPIRGHVGAAGPFAAVSLRDTGSGIPPDLLARVFEPFFTTKDVGKGTGLGLSQVFGFAKQSGGDVDVHSAPGQGTIFTLYLPEVEAETVPGVVAAEAGPLEPGGSGQRVLVVEDNIEVGRFATQILQDLGYATTLAGNAEEALDRLGPDGDDFDVVFSDVVMPGMGGIELARLLKRRLPDLPVVLASGYSHVLARESSTGFELLQKPYSADQVSRMLRKVLGRRLVTDAEGEADTARSDVH; encoded by the coding sequence ATGACCGAGAGCGTCACGTCCGAGTTCCCGCTCTTCCTCTCCGGCGGCATGCGGATGGGGGCGATGATGCGCTCCCACGACTGGTCCGGCTCGCCACTTGGGCATCCGGACACTTGGCCGCCATGCCTGCGCTCGACCGTGAGCCTGATGCTCGGCTCGCGCTTCCCGATGTTCGTGGCCTTCGGACCCGAGCTCGGCTTGCTCTACAACGATGCCTACGTCGAGATCCTCGGCGACAAGCACCCCCGCTCCCTCGGCGACCGGTTCCGCGACGTCTGGGCGGAGATCTGGCCCGATATCTCGCCCCTTGTCGACAAGGCGCTCTCCGGCGAGCCGACCTGGTCGGAGAACATGCCGCTGCTGATGAACCGGCATGGCCGCGACGAGCCGACTTGGTTCACCTTCTCGTACTCGCCGCTGCGCGACGAGGAGGGCAGGATCGCGGGCATGTTCTGCGCCTGCACAGAGACCACCGGGCGCATCCAGGCCGAGGCGGCCTTGCGCGCCAACGAGGCGCGCCTCGGGTTTCTCGACCGGCTCGGGAAGGAGACCGCGAAGGTCACCGACGCGGACGAGATCCTCGCCACGACCACCCGCATGGTTGCCGAGCACCTCGGCCTCTCCAGCTGTGCCTACGCCGACATGGACCCTGACGAGGACGGGTTCACCATCCGGGGCGACTGGGCGGCTGAGGGCTCGCCTAGCATCGTCGGCCACTACAGCCTCGCGGACTTCGGAAAGCGTGCCGTTCAAGATCTCGGCGCAGGGCGGCCCCTGGTCATCCACGACAACCTCGCGGAACTGGCGCCCGAGGAGGCCGCCACTTTCCAGGCCATCGGCATCGCGGCCACAATCTGCATGCCGCTCGTCAAGGATGGGCGCCTGACGGCGCTGATGGCCATCCACGACCGGGTTGCCCGCGCCTGGACCGATTACGAACTCGCGCTGATCACCGAGGTGACGGAGCGCTCCTGGGCGCACATCGAGCGCGTGCGGGCAGCCGCGAACCTCGAAGCCCTGAACGCGACGCTTGAGCAGCGCGTCGAGGAACGGACCTCGCAACTTGTCGAGGCCGAGGCGGCGCTGAGGCAGTCGCAGAAGCTTGAGGCCGTAGGGCAGCTCACGGGGGGCGTGGCGCACGACTTCAACAACCTGCTGACCATCATCCGCTCGTCAGTGGATTTCCTGCGCCGCCCCGACCTCGCCGAGGACCGCAGGAACCGGTACCTGAACGCTGTCTCCGAGACGGTCGACCGGGCCGCCAAGCTGACCGGCCAACTCTTGGCGTTCGCCCGGCGCCAGACCCTGAAGCCCGAGACGCTCGACGTCGGCGCGCGACTCGCCGGGGTAGCCGACCTGCTCGATACGGTCACCGGCGCCCGCATCAGGGTGGAGACCGACTTGCCGGACCAACCGTGCTTCGTCCGCGTGGACGTCAGCCAATTCGAAACCGCGCTCGTGAACATGGCGGTGAACGCGCGCGACGCCATGGATGGGGAGGGGGCGTTGACCCTGTCCCTCCGGTGCTGTGTGCCGTTGCCGCCGATCCGCGGCCATGTCGGAGCGGCCGGGCCCTTCGCGGCTGTGTCGCTGCGCGACACCGGCTCGGGCATCCCGCCAGACCTGCTCGCCCGCGTGTTCGAGCCGTTCTTCACGACCAAGGACGTCGGCAAGGGAACCGGGCTCGGCCTGAGTCAGGTCTTCGGCTTCGCCAAGCAGTCCGGCGGCGACGTGGACGTGCATAGCGCACCCGGGCAGGGAACGATCTTCACGCTCTACCTGCCCGAGGTCGAGGCCGAGACCGTCCCCGGCGTGGTCGCCGCCGAGGCTGGCCCGCTCGAACCCGGCGGCTCGGGTCAGCGGGTGCTAGTGGTCGAAGACAACATCGAGGTCGGGCGCTTCGCCACCCAGATCCTGCAGGACCTCGGCTACGCGACGACCCTGGCGGGCAACGCAGAGGAGGCTTTGGACAGGCTCGGGCCGGACGGCGACGACTTCGACGTGGTGTTCTCGGACGTGGTCATGCCGGGCATGGGCGGGATCGAACTCGCGCGGCTCCTCAAGCGGCGCCTGCCGGACCTGCCGGTGGTGCTGGCCTCGGGCTACAGCCACGTCCTGGCACGGGAGAGCTCGACCGGCTTCGAGCTGCTGCAGAAGCCCTACTCGGCCGACCAGGTCTCGCGCATGCTGCGCAAGGTCCTAGGGCGGAGGCTGGTCACGGATGCCGAGGGGGAGGCTGACACGGCCAGAAGCGACGTGCATTAA
- a CDS encoding response regulator, producing MDLLERDGADILVSDLIMHGGLDGLAFANEARRRWPTLPVILVAGYSTSAARATELGYPLYMKPFDMAELAKGIRAQLGEEGWHLAAAGPG from the coding sequence TTGGACCTGCTTGAGCGGGATGGTGCCGACATCCTGGTCAGCGACTTGATCATGCACGGCGGCCTGGACGGGCTCGCCTTCGCCAACGAGGCGCGCCGGCGCTGGCCGACGCTGCCGGTGATCCTGGTGGCGGGCTACAGCACCTCGGCGGCACGGGCGACTGAGCTCGGCTACCCGCTCTACATGAAGCCGTTCGACATGGCCGAGCTCGCCAAGGGCATCCGGGCCCAACTGGGCGAGGAAGGCTGGCACCTCGCGGCGGCCGGACCCGGTTGA
- a CDS encoding putative bifunctional diguanylate cyclase/phosphodiesterase, with product MLNAARTRTETDLTCVRQLVELRRQIPTLYGLLSVNACALAITHHPLAPAFLTLGVPGALVVLCMVRAVRWWRMCPETISEEQATRQLRQTTALTALFSIAFVSWAMILNGYGGPYEQGHVAIFVAVTVIACIFCLTHLPVAAFLVTGIVMSVFLYCCITSGNHVFLAIAVNTAFVTVVMVRVLNNNFRAFVQLVASQAEASRLSEENARLANTDSLTGLPNRRYFFQKLNELLETSGEADSLFALAIFDLDRFKPINDTYGHNVGDRVLAETGRRLAAFTNTGVIVARLGGDEFGLLVRAPGPPAEIIAFCDSICSALQAPIRVGDIQVITGCSGGLAKYPRAGREADSLFDRADYALYHAKEHRRGSTTFFSQEHEDAIRAERAVEAALRVADLAAEMEMHYQPILDTRSGAIALVEGLARWTSPTLGRVSPDRFIAAAERCGMIHTVTLLLLHKALGDCARLPPAVGLSFNLSAHDLASPETVIAILAAVRLSGLDPRRLTLELTETALMRDFEQAKDAIITLRALGIKVALDDFGTGYSSLGYVHRLPLDKIKIDRSFMADIDTDLGCSLISTIIDLCQNLGLDGIAEGIETADQLDAAQRHGCRYVQGYLLGKPMPIVDLLQKLDRDAEVERLHA from the coding sequence ATGCTGAATGCAGCGCGGACTCGAACCGAAACGGATCTGACCTGCGTCCGCCAGCTTGTGGAATTGCGCAGGCAGATCCCGACCCTCTACGGCCTTCTTTCTGTCAACGCATGTGCGCTCGCCATAACGCATCATCCTCTGGCGCCCGCTTTTCTGACACTCGGAGTACCCGGCGCTCTGGTCGTGCTCTGCATGGTCCGCGCGGTGCGGTGGTGGCGAATGTGCCCGGAGACGATCAGCGAAGAGCAGGCTACCCGTCAGCTTCGCCAAACGACCGCTTTGACGGCCCTCTTTTCCATCGCCTTCGTGAGTTGGGCGATGATCCTGAACGGGTATGGCGGCCCCTATGAGCAGGGCCATGTGGCGATCTTCGTCGCCGTTACAGTGATCGCATGCATCTTCTGCCTGACACACTTGCCCGTCGCTGCGTTCCTCGTGACCGGCATCGTGATGAGCGTCTTCCTGTACTGCTGCATCACGAGTGGCAATCATGTTTTCTTGGCTATCGCCGTCAACACGGCCTTCGTAACCGTAGTTATGGTCCGCGTTCTCAACAACAATTTTCGGGCTTTCGTCCAACTCGTCGCATCGCAGGCTGAAGCGAGCCGTCTCTCAGAGGAAAACGCCCGTCTCGCCAACACGGACAGTCTGACTGGCTTGCCCAATCGACGCTATTTCTTTCAGAAGCTCAACGAGTTGCTGGAGACATCCGGTGAGGCCGACTCGCTCTTTGCGCTGGCCATTTTCGATCTCGATCGCTTCAAACCGATCAATGACACGTACGGACACAACGTCGGCGACCGCGTCCTAGCTGAGACGGGGCGACGCCTCGCGGCGTTCACCAACACTGGCGTTATTGTCGCGCGATTGGGCGGCGACGAGTTCGGACTGCTCGTCCGTGCGCCGGGGCCGCCTGCAGAGATCATCGCCTTCTGCGACAGCATCTGCTCGGCGTTGCAGGCGCCGATCCGTGTCGGCGATATCCAGGTCATCACGGGGTGCTCTGGTGGCTTGGCGAAATATCCCCGAGCCGGACGCGAAGCTGACTCGCTGTTCGATCGTGCCGATTACGCGCTCTATCACGCGAAGGAACACCGCCGCGGCAGCACAACCTTCTTCTCACAGGAGCACGAAGACGCGATCCGAGCCGAGCGTGCTGTGGAGGCCGCTCTGCGCGTGGCCGATCTTGCCGCTGAGATGGAGATGCACTACCAGCCAATCCTCGACACTAGGTCGGGCGCCATCGCGCTCGTCGAGGGGCTGGCGCGGTGGACCAGCCCGACGCTCGGCCGTGTCTCGCCGGATCGCTTCATCGCCGCGGCGGAGCGCTGCGGCATGATCCACACCGTGACGCTGCTGCTCCTGCACAAAGCGCTCGGCGATTGTGCGCGGCTGCCGCCAGCGGTGGGCCTATCATTTAACCTTTCCGCCCACGATCTCGCCTCGCCGGAGACGGTGATCGCGATCCTCGCCGCGGTGCGCCTCAGCGGTCTCGACCCGCGCCGGCTGACATTGGAACTCACGGAGACCGCGCTGATGCGCGACTTCGAACAGGCCAAGGACGCCATCATCACGTTGCGGGCCCTGGGCATCAAGGTCGCCCTCGATGATTTCGGCACGGGCTATTCCAGCTTGGGCTACGTCCACCGTCTGCCGTTGGACAAGATCAAGATCGACCGCAGCTTCATGGCCGATATCGACACCGACCTTGGCTGCAGTCTGATCTCCACGATCATCGACCTCTGCCAGAACCTCGGCCTTGACGGGATCGCCGAAGGTATCGAGACGGCTGACCAGTTGGACGCAGCCCAGCGGCACGGCTGCCGCTATGTCCAGGGTTATCTCCTCGGCAAGCCGATGCCGATCGTCGACCTTCTTCAAAAGCTTGACCGGGATGCGGAGGTGGAGCGGCTTCATGCGTGA